In bacterium, the following are encoded in one genomic region:
- a CDS encoding chemotaxis protein CheW — MSKTPAKRTSDKQVDVVQKLLSRIGEAQDDTEDLVVQEVEETLEALVFQLDREKYGIPIEHVLEIIRFVEATEVPHTVSFLDGIISLRGEMIPVINGRKRLGHEPKTPDKRTRTIVLQVGSNRYGIVVDAATQVVHLQKKNIEPTPPVVVGIDAEFIEGVCEHKGQLIILLNLKRFLEFA, encoded by the coding sequence AGCGTACATCTGACAAACAGGTGGATGTTGTGCAGAAACTGCTTTCGCGGATAGGCGAAGCGCAGGATGATACCGAAGATCTGGTGGTGCAGGAAGTCGAAGAAACACTGGAGGCTTTGGTTTTTCAATTGGACCGGGAGAAGTATGGGATCCCGATTGAGCATGTGCTGGAAATCATCCGGTTTGTGGAAGCGACAGAAGTGCCCCATACTGTAAGTTTTCTGGATGGAATCATCTCCTTGCGGGGAGAAATGATTCCTGTGATCAACGGAAGGAAACGTTTGGGCCATGAGCCGAAAACTCCTGATAAGCGAACAAGAACCATTGTTTTGCAGGTGGGTTCAAATCGCTACGGCATTGTTGTAGACGCGGCGACTCAAGTGGTTCACCTTCAGAAAAAAAATATTGAACCGACCCCGCCGGTTGTTGTTGGAATTGACGCAGAGTTCATTGAAGGAGTCTGTGAGCACAAAGGACAGCTCATAATTCTTTTAAATCTGAAACGTTTTCTTGAGTTTGCATAA